One Streptomyces sp. V4I8 genomic window carries:
- a CDS encoding HAD family hydrolase produces MTHMASITVGFDLDMTLIDSRPGIHACYLALAERTGTFVDADLAITRLGPPLEEELINWFPAERVAATADLYREIYPAIAIAATPALPGAREAVTAVRDAGGRAIVVTAKYEPNAKLHLEHLGIQPDAVIGNLWAEAKAEALREYAASVYVGDHQGDIRAARAADALSVTVATGPYGADELGALGADVVLTDLTEFPAWLAGHLDKRARG; encoded by the coding sequence ATGACCCACATGGCTTCCATAACCGTCGGCTTCGACCTCGACATGACCCTCATCGACTCCCGCCCCGGCATCCACGCCTGCTACCTGGCGCTGGCCGAGCGGACGGGTACCTTCGTCGACGCCGACCTGGCGATCACCCGGCTCGGGCCACCGCTGGAGGAGGAGTTGATCAACTGGTTCCCGGCGGAGCGGGTCGCGGCGACAGCCGACCTGTACCGGGAGATCTACCCGGCGATCGCCATCGCCGCCACGCCCGCCCTCCCCGGCGCCCGCGAGGCGGTCACCGCCGTACGGGACGCGGGCGGCCGCGCGATCGTCGTCACGGCCAAGTACGAGCCCAACGCCAAGCTGCACCTGGAACACCTCGGCATCCAGCCCGACGCGGTCATCGGCAACCTCTGGGCCGAGGCGAAGGCCGAGGCGCTGCGCGAGTACGCGGCGAGCGTCTACGTCGGTGACCACCAGGGCGACATACGCGCGGCCCGCGCGGCCGACGCCCTGTCCGTCACCGTGGCGACCGGACCGTACGGCGCCGACGAACTCGGCGCCCTCGGCGCGGACGTCGTCCTCACCGACCTGACGGAGTTCCCGGCCTGGCTCGCCGGCCACCTCGACAAGCGGGCGCGCGGCTAA
- a CDS encoding cold-shock protein, which yields MPTGKVKWFNSEKGFGFLSRDDGGDVFVHSSVLPAGVDTLKPGQRVEFGVVAGQRGDQALSVAILDPTPSVAAAQRKKPDELASIVQDLTTLLENITPMLERGRYPEKTAGKKIAGLLRAVADQLDV from the coding sequence GTGCCTACCGGCAAGGTCAAGTGGTTCAACAGCGAGAAGGGCTTCGGCTTTCTCTCCCGCGACGACGGCGGTGACGTCTTCGTTCATTCCTCGGTCCTCCCCGCCGGAGTAGACACACTCAAGCCGGGACAGCGAGTGGAGTTCGGGGTGGTCGCCGGTCAGCGCGGTGACCAGGCGCTTTCGGTCGCGATCCTCGATCCGACCCCCTCGGTCGCGGCCGCCCAGCGCAAGAAGCCGGACGAACTGGCGTCCATCGTCCAGGATCTGACGACCCTCCTCGAGAACATCACGCCGATGCTGGAGCGGGGCCGCTACCCCGAGAAGACCGCCGGCAAGAAGATCGCCGGCCTGCTGCGGGCGGTCGCCGACCAGCTCGACGTATAG
- a CDS encoding 1,4-dihydroxy-6-naphthoate synthase gives MTGEQQRRQPVQIAYSPCPNDTFVFDALAHDRVPGAPTLDVTFADIDITNGMAERGEFDVLKVSYAVLPYVLDEYALLPCGGALGRGCGPLVLTREEGVDLTGRTVAVPGEKSTAYLLFRLWAADTLPDGVGEIVVMPFHEIMPAVRDGKVDAGLVIHEARFTYQNYGLHKLADMGEHWEATTGLPIPLGAIIAKRSLGAQKLLLLADSIRTSVRAAWDDPEVSRPYVMEHAQEMDPAVADQHIGLYVNEFTSDLGEDGYAAVRGLLTRAAAEGLVPPLGPIALDFP, from the coding sequence ATGACCGGTGAACAGCAGCGGCGACAGCCCGTGCAGATCGCCTACTCCCCCTGCCCGAACGACACCTTCGTCTTCGACGCCCTCGCCCACGACCGGGTCCCCGGCGCCCCCACGCTCGACGTCACCTTCGCGGACATCGACATCACCAACGGCATGGCCGAGCGCGGCGAGTTCGACGTGCTGAAGGTGTCGTACGCCGTGCTGCCGTACGTCCTCGACGAGTACGCCCTGCTGCCCTGCGGCGGCGCGCTGGGCCGGGGTTGCGGACCGCTGGTGCTGACGCGGGAGGAGGGGGTGGACCTCACCGGCCGTACGGTCGCGGTGCCTGGCGAGAAGTCGACGGCGTACCTCCTCTTCCGCCTCTGGGCGGCGGACACGCTCCCCGACGGGGTCGGCGAGATCGTGGTCATGCCGTTCCACGAGATCATGCCCGCCGTGCGGGACGGGAAGGTCGACGCGGGGCTCGTCATCCACGAGGCGCGCTTCACGTACCAGAACTACGGCCTGCACAAGCTCGCCGACATGGGCGAGCACTGGGAGGCCACGACGGGCCTGCCCATCCCGCTGGGCGCGATCATCGCCAAGCGGTCGCTGGGCGCACAGAAGTTGCTGCTCCTGGCCGACTCGATCCGCACCTCCGTACGGGCCGCCTGGGACGACCCCGAGGTCTCCCGCCCGTACGTCATGGAGCACGCCCAGGAGATGGACCCGGCCGTCGCGGACCAGCACATCGGCCTGTACGTCAACGAGTTCACGTCCGACCTCGGCGAGGACGGCTACGCGGCCGTACGCGGACTGCTCACACGCGCGGCGGCCGAGGGGCTGGTTCCGCCCCTCGGCCCGATCGCGTTGGATTTCCCGTAA